TAACCTATAGCACATGTAAATTTAAAAAGGGACTGCCTACTTAATAGACAGCCCCCCGGATGAAAATGCTCAGCAGCTCAGGTGATTCTTGAACCCTTGGCCATGAGGATCTTTCCGGAGCGCACCATCTCCACGACACCGTAATGGCTGCAGATATTGTGGACCGTGTCCAGCTTTTCCGAATCCCCGGAGATCTCGAAAGTGATTGTAGAATCACTGAGATCGACGATTTCTCCGTTGAAGGCGGAGGCCACCTGGAGAATTTCCGTTCTCTTTTCAGGAGGGCACTCCAGTTTGATCAGCAGAAGTTCCTTCTGGATTACATTTTCGCTGGTATTGTCGGTGGCATGGACAACATCCACCAGTTTGTTCAGCTGCTTGAGAATCTGGTCCAGGGTTTTTGCGTCCCCGGAAGCGACGATATTCATCTGGGAGAATTTCGGATCGTGCGCACCGGATA
The genomic region above belongs to Marispirochaeta aestuarii and contains:
- the ilvN gene encoding acetolactate synthase small subunit; the encoded protein is MSTAAQQDYRQHTISLYVANKPGVLIRVSLVFARRGYNIDSLVVSGAHDPKFSQMNIVASGDAKTLDQILKQLNKLVDVVHATDNTSENVIQKELLLIKLECPPEKRTEILQVASAFNGEIVDLSDSTITFEISGDSEKLDTVHNICSHYGVVEMVRSGKILMAKGSRIT